The following proteins come from a genomic window of Paenibacillus wynnii:
- a CDS encoding glycosyl hydrolase 53 family protein, giving the protein MKNRKRVLAIILTFVMILSITSFGIPTKAKASSAPGSFAKGADVGWLLQLEAKGQKFYNDAGEEQDLLQILKDHGVDSIRIRAWVNPSDDPSNGHNSTPEAVALAKRASNLGFRIMMDLHYSDSWADPGTQTTPAAWKNDTIEQLKAHVSEYTAGVMNALEDAGVTPEWVQIGNEINSGMMWPVGNYSNTSNLVQLIQAGSAAAKSVFPDIKVIIHRSSGAEAGVDSYYAGLVAAGLQDSDYDIIGLSYYPDIIYTSTIDALSENLNKLAEKYGKEVMIVEVGGDASIDVDSVYNMLVAVQNKLHAVANSMGTGIFYWEPEGILFGYPLSVWNLDGSPTFAMDAFIDGAAEINPNPVVSVALDKYTDTIEVGSTGKLTAILNPANATYKGVSYTSSDPGIVKSDPYTGIIAGISVGTATVTAVTYDGGFTASSEVTVVPSSSLIQNPGFEDGLNSWTITGDASAIEITDDNHSGAVTLHYYSANSAEFTASQTIMGLENGTYTLSAWVSGGGGEDVVEIFAGSATQSFTNTGWRKWSKPVLDNIEVTEGTLTVGAHYKLSGGQWGNIDEFQLTKKDTTQLADLKVNDVSVPGFNPIIQDYDVVLPYGTTTLPSVTATTGGGVAVITQATTLSGSAMVVVTSGGTRTYTIHFTVDPNPVMNYSFEKANGGGTPEGWTLSDSTPFAADSAAYTGSKSLGYWKETAYTFEAFQTITGLSNGTYILSAWSQGAGKEVKNQMYAVSGDQASLTSSFANKGWNVWNQATIENIKVIDGTLKIGVNLDAEAGDWGSYDDFVLVKTSDAPVTQVSPTTPSGSSTGEMNTPKTEPIILITGNTTLYSVVIKATKDTVTNVTTAKLESSVITDLIQKAKESEVAGQKVVIDIKIESAADVKSVHLIIQKEALKTLVDSTKAELRVDAGIAAITFDPKAVAAIGSTAADMISITKLAKSDLPETVQNKIGDRSVYDFSVTAGNAEITEFNGGTVKISVPYTPETGEKKNSIVVYYIDKAGNLKAVRGGYDAATGKVNFQTTHFSNYAIGYNEVKFNDVTSENWYSDAVSYLAARGIANGVGGSTFAPDKKVTRADFLMMVMNAYGIETDAGITDNFSDAGNKYYTKYLATAKKLGLVSGLGGNHYSPEATISRQDMSMILYNIREQLDELPTAINGKDYESFVDTAAVAVYAKDAMKVLVEAGLIKGNGKELDPKATATRAQVAQIVYNCIK; this is encoded by the coding sequence ATGAAAAACAGAAAGAGAGTTCTTGCAATCATTCTTACATTTGTAATGATTCTATCCATAACATCATTCGGTATACCTACAAAGGCAAAAGCTTCATCTGCTCCTGGCTCATTCGCCAAAGGCGCGGATGTCGGTTGGCTGCTGCAATTGGAAGCTAAAGGTCAAAAATTTTATAACGATGCTGGGGAAGAGCAGGATCTTCTACAGATTTTAAAGGATCATGGAGTGGATTCCATAAGAATTAGGGCATGGGTGAATCCCTCAGATGACCCTTCCAATGGTCATAACAGTACACCAGAAGCAGTTGCTTTAGCAAAACGCGCAAGCAATCTCGGTTTTCGGATCATGATGGATTTGCACTACAGCGATTCTTGGGCGGATCCGGGAACGCAGACGACACCTGCTGCATGGAAAAACGATACTATTGAACAATTGAAAGCTCATGTATCGGAATACACTGCTGGAGTGATGAATGCTTTAGAAGATGCAGGAGTAACACCGGAGTGGGTACAAATAGGAAATGAAATCAATTCTGGAATGATGTGGCCAGTAGGGAACTATAGCAATACTTCCAATCTCGTTCAACTCATTCAAGCCGGCTCGGCTGCAGCCAAATCGGTGTTTCCAGACATCAAGGTTATCATCCATAGATCAAGTGGAGCTGAAGCGGGCGTTGATTCGTATTATGCCGGTCTCGTAGCTGCCGGTCTCCAAGATAGCGATTACGATATCATAGGCTTGTCCTATTATCCGGATATCATCTATACTTCCACCATTGATGCTTTAAGTGAGAATTTAAACAAACTGGCAGAGAAATATGGGAAGGAAGTTATGATTGTTGAAGTGGGCGGGGATGCTTCGATCGATGTGGATAGCGTTTATAACATGCTTGTAGCCGTTCAAAATAAACTGCACGCCGTTGCAAACAGTATGGGTACTGGTATATTTTACTGGGAACCTGAAGGAATCTTGTTTGGATATCCCTTGTCTGTATGGAACCTAGATGGCTCACCGACATTCGCTATGGATGCATTCATTGATGGCGCTGCCGAAATCAACCCGAATCCTGTTGTATCGGTGGCTCTTGATAAGTATACGGATACGATTGAGGTGGGGAGCACGGGTAAGTTAACGGCCATCTTAAATCCCGCAAATGCAACCTATAAAGGAGTTAGCTATACGAGTTCTGATCCCGGAATTGTAAAATCAGACCCTTATACTGGGATTATTGCCGGAATTTCCGTCGGGACTGCAACCGTAACGGCTGTTACCTATGATGGAGGTTTTACTGCCTCTAGCGAAGTTACCGTAGTACCTAGTTCAAGTTTGATTCAGAACCCTGGTTTTGAGGATGGTTTGAATTCGTGGACCATTACAGGGGATGCAAGCGCAATTGAAATAACGGATGACAACCACTCCGGTGCAGTGACATTACACTACTATAGTGCGAATTCTGCGGAGTTCACTGCTTCTCAAACGATCATGGGGCTTGAAAATGGGACTTATACATTGTCCGCTTGGGTCTCCGGTGGAGGCGGCGAAGATGTGGTGGAGATTTTTGCCGGAAGTGCCACTCAGAGCTTTACCAATACAGGCTGGAGAAAATGGAGCAAACCCGTACTGGATAATATTGAAGTTACAGAAGGAACGCTAACCGTAGGTGCCCATTATAAACTTTCCGGTGGGCAGTGGGGGAACATTGACGAATTCCAACTGACCAAGAAAGATACCACCCAATTAGCAGATTTAAAAGTGAATGATGTTTCGGTTCCGGGCTTTAATCCAATCATTCAGGACTATGATGTGGTTCTGCCATATGGAACGACTACCCTGCCTTCAGTTACGGCAACAACAGGCGGCGGAGTGGCAGTAATTACACAAGCAACTACTTTATCTGGCAGCGCAATGGTTGTTGTAACAAGTGGGGGTACAAGAACGTACACCATTCATTTCACTGTGGACCCGAACCCCGTTATGAACTACAGTTTTGAAAAAGCCAATGGGGGGGGTACTCCTGAAGGTTGGACCCTTTCTGATTCTACGCCTTTTGCAGCGGATTCCGCCGCATATACAGGTTCAAAGTCGCTTGGATATTGGAAGGAAACGGCCTATACATTTGAAGCATTCCAGACGATTACCGGCTTGTCGAATGGAACCTACATTTTGTCGGCATGGTCGCAAGGCGCTGGCAAAGAAGTGAAGAATCAGATGTACGCAGTAAGCGGTGATCAGGCTTCATTAACTTCTAGCTTTGCTAATAAGGGCTGGAATGTATGGAACCAAGCAACGATTGAAAATATTAAGGTCATTGACGGAACGCTGAAAATAGGGGTTAATCTGGACGCGGAGGCTGGTGACTGGGGTTCTTATGACGACTTTGTTCTAGTTAAAACCAGTGACGCCCCAGTTACGCAAGTTTCCCCAACTACTCCTTCTGGTAGCAGTACCGGGGAAATGAATACTCCAAAAACAGAGCCGATTATTCTTATCACTGGCAATACTACGTTATATAGCGTTGTTATCAAGGCCACAAAGGATACGGTAACAAATGTAACCACTGCCAAGCTTGAATCAAGCGTGATCACTGACCTGATCCAAAAGGCCAAAGAATCCGAAGTCGCCGGACAAAAAGTAGTGATCGATATCAAGATTGAATCTGCAGCAGATGTAAAATCTGTTCATTTAATAATTCAGAAGGAAGCTCTCAAAACGTTAGTAGACTCTACAAAAGCAGAATTAAGAGTGGATGCAGGTATTGCTGCGATCACCTTTGATCCAAAAGCAGTAGCTGCCATTGGGAGTACAGCAGCGGACATGATAAGCATCACGAAACTTGCTAAATCCGACTTGCCAGAAACTGTTCAGAACAAAATAGGGGACAGATCGGTATATGATTTCTCTGTAACAGCAGGTAATGCTGAAATCACAGAATTCAACGGAGGAACGGTAAAGATTAGCGTGCCTTATACTCCAGAGACGGGTGAAAAGAAGAATTCCATTGTTGTATATTACATCGACAAAGCAGGAAACCTCAAGGCGGTTAGGGGAGGTTACGATGCGGCAACAGGTAAAGTTAACTTTCAGACCACCCATTTCTCAAATTATGCCATAGGTTATAACGAAGTGAAGTTCAATGATGTTACTTCAGAAAACTGGTATAGCGATGCCGTTAGCTATTTGGCGGCAAGAGGGATTGCGAATGGCGTTGGCGGAAGTACATTTGCACCAGACAAAAAGGTGACACGGGCTGACTTCCTGATGATGGTTATGAATGCTTACGGGATCGAGACAGATGCTGGAATAACCGATAATTTCTCGGATGCAGGGAATAAGTACTATACAAAGTACTTGGCTACAGCAAAGAAATTAGGATTGGTTTCCGGTTTGGGCGGCAATCATTATTCACCGGAAGCAACCATAAGCCGACAAGATATGTCTATGATTCTATACAACATTCGAGAGCAACTGGATGAGCTACCAACCGCTATAAACGGTAAGGACTATGAAAGCTTTGTGGATACAGCTGCCGTAGCCGTCTATGCAAAAGATGCAATGAAGGTATTAGTGGAAGCGGGATTGATCAAGGGAAATGGCAAAGAGCTGGATCCTAAGGCTACTGCTACCCGAGCTCAAGTGGCACAGATCGTATACAATTGTATTAAATAA
- a CDS encoding extracellular solute-binding protein has product MTKKKKKLTATLAMVMMLGTILSACGGGNNSNTAAEATNNGATATEGAATNAGAPDTSKEVKLKMLLVGSKPADYDKVFGELNTKLKEKINATVEAEFLDWSDWTQKYPLKFAANEDFDLVYTANWAFYNDQALKGGFMELTDDMLSKYMPQTWEAMPKVNWDQAKVDGKLFMVPNNNVEVTDKVVLYREDLRKKYNLPEINSRESYANYLKAVAKDEKGMTAYGAKPADGWKFHELDQTLLEQNNNFNLVDANLLPLAYKLDDASGKVFNIYDTPEFKQLLTYYKDLADNGVWSKNVVSNKNDVWQDIKAGKVSSYAHNLGTVAFDLAEMRRDKPDVELGIADLTPDKKKIAAISTQNGISIHATSKNAERSLMLIDLLQNDKEIHDLTMYGIAGTHYTPVGDDKFSAGPAAGNYTGFSNWGWNSPLNRKDSAYPVEADNMFNSWQSNIFHFPLETFVFDTAAVKNEVANIGNVMLRYAIPLEYGLIADIDKGQAELIKQLKAAGIDKVQTEMQTQIDAFLAANK; this is encoded by the coding sequence ATGACAAAGAAGAAAAAGAAACTAACGGCTACGCTGGCAATGGTGATGATGCTCGGGACAATTCTCAGTGCATGCGGAGGCGGAAACAACTCGAATACAGCTGCGGAAGCCACGAATAACGGAGCAACCGCTACAGAAGGAGCAGCCACGAATGCTGGCGCACCCGACACTTCCAAAGAAGTCAAACTTAAAATGCTGCTCGTAGGCAGTAAGCCTGCCGATTACGACAAGGTGTTCGGCGAGCTGAATACCAAGTTGAAGGAAAAAATTAATGCTACAGTGGAAGCGGAATTCCTCGACTGGTCGGACTGGACACAGAAGTACCCGCTGAAATTTGCAGCCAATGAGGATTTCGACCTTGTGTATACTGCGAACTGGGCCTTCTATAACGATCAGGCGCTCAAAGGCGGATTCATGGAGCTGACCGATGATATGTTGTCCAAGTATATGCCGCAAACTTGGGAAGCCATGCCTAAAGTGAACTGGGATCAAGCAAAAGTGGATGGCAAGCTCTTCATGGTTCCGAACAACAATGTTGAGGTTACCGACAAGGTTGTGTTGTACCGTGAAGACCTACGCAAGAAATACAATCTTCCAGAAATTAATAGTCGTGAATCCTATGCTAATTACTTAAAAGCGGTTGCTAAGGATGAAAAAGGTATGACTGCTTACGGGGCTAAACCTGCCGATGGCTGGAAATTTCATGAGCTAGACCAAACCCTGCTGGAGCAGAATAACAACTTTAACCTGGTGGATGCCAACCTGCTGCCGCTGGCTTACAAGCTGGACGATGCAAGTGGAAAAGTATTCAACATTTACGACACTCCTGAATTCAAGCAACTGCTTACGTACTACAAGGATCTTGCAGACAACGGCGTATGGTCCAAAAACGTAGTCAGCAACAAAAATGATGTATGGCAGGATATTAAAGCAGGTAAAGTTTCCTCTTATGCCCATAACTTGGGTACTGTAGCGTTTGACCTCGCCGAAATGCGCCGTGACAAGCCGGATGTGGAGCTGGGAATTGCAGACCTCACTCCGGACAAGAAGAAAATTGCCGCCATCTCGACCCAGAATGGTATATCTATCCATGCAACCTCGAAGAACGCGGAACGTTCCCTGATGTTGATAGATCTATTGCAGAATGATAAAGAAATTCACGACTTGACCATGTACGGCATTGCCGGAACCCACTACACTCCTGTAGGTGATGATAAGTTCAGTGCAGGGCCTGCGGCTGGGAATTACACTGGATTCTCGAACTGGGGCTGGAACTCCCCGCTGAACCGTAAAGACTCTGCTTATCCTGTAGAAGCTGACAACATGTTCAATAGCTGGCAGTCCAATATTTTCCACTTTCCACTGGAGACCTTTGTCTTTGACACAGCTGCGGTGAAGAACGAAGTGGCGAATATCGGAAACGTAATGCTGCGTTATGCGATTCCGCTGGAATACGGTTTGATTGCTGATATTGACAAAGGCCAGGCAGAGCTGATCAAACAGCTCAAAGCGGCTGGTATAGACAAGGTTCAGACTGAAATGCAGACTCAAATTGACGCCTTCCTGGCTGCAAATAAATAA
- a CDS encoding carbohydrate ABC transporter permease: MSSTTANIQTTKVRRKRGNTDRLVLSIIGYFTLTVLAVFCIIPFILVVSSSLSEESTIIEKGFQLIPSNFSMEAYSLLFKFPADMLRAYSVTISVTLIGTVVGLFLTSMTAYVLSRRDFKWRGRFSFFFFFTTLFSGGLVPWYLMIINYLHLKDTLLVLILPMLMNVFYIIVMKSFMSSIPDAITESAKIDGAGDFRIFMQLIVPLSKPALATIGLFIALAYWNDWYNALLFISKSELMPLQYYLYKMLGNMDGMRKAMMASGAVVTTNIPTESLKMAMTVVATGPILLAYPFIQKYFVQGLTIGAVKG, encoded by the coding sequence ATGAGTTCAACTACTGCAAATATCCAAACCACGAAGGTGCGCCGCAAGCGTGGAAACACGGACCGGCTGGTGCTGTCGATAATCGGATATTTTACACTTACGGTGCTTGCCGTATTCTGCATCATTCCCTTCATTTTGGTGGTGTCCTCCTCTCTGAGCGAGGAGAGCACCATTATCGAGAAAGGGTTCCAGCTCATCCCTTCGAACTTTTCGATGGAAGCCTACAGCTTGCTGTTCAAATTTCCGGCGGATATGCTCAGGGCTTACAGTGTGACGATTTCCGTTACGTTAATCGGCACCGTGGTAGGATTGTTTCTGACTTCCATGACGGCTTACGTGTTGTCCCGGAGAGATTTTAAATGGCGCGGCCGCTTCTCGTTCTTTTTCTTCTTCACTACCTTGTTCAGCGGGGGTCTGGTCCCTTGGTATCTGATGATCATCAACTACCTGCACCTGAAAGACACGTTATTGGTGCTGATTCTGCCAATGCTGATGAATGTGTTCTATATTATCGTCATGAAGTCATTCATGAGCAGCATTCCGGATGCGATAACGGAATCCGCAAAGATTGACGGAGCAGGTGACTTCCGGATCTTCATGCAACTGATTGTGCCTTTGTCCAAGCCTGCTCTGGCTACCATCGGCCTGTTCATTGCTTTAGCCTACTGGAATGACTGGTATAATGCATTGCTCTTTATTTCCAAGTCCGAGCTCATGCCGCTTCAGTACTATCTGTACAAAATGCTTGGCAATATGGATGGCATGCGCAAGGCAATGATGGCTTCGGGTGCGGTTGTAACTACCAATATACCTACCGAAAGCCTGAAGATGGCAATGACGGTTGTAGCTACAGGGCCAATCCTGCTTGCTTATCCGTTCATTCAGAAATACTTTGTGCAAGGCTTGACGATCGGCGCAGTCAAGGGATAA
- a CDS encoding ABC transporter permease, whose protein sequence is MKLKQHGFWDDVKKYRSLLLMLTPAVLFFLLFAYVPMAGIVLAFKQFNYSGGIFGSPWNGLDNFKFFFGSGDAWRVTRNTALYNIAFIVVNNVLQIFAAIMLFEVAGKWFRKLTQTVLFLPYFISWVVVGAIAYNLFNFDVGTINVMLKGLGMEPVDIYNTSAYWPIILVVVSAWKTLGYGSIMYLAAITSIDTEMYEAAEIDGANIFQRIMKITIPNLMPTVIILVLLAIGNIFRGDFGMFYNMVGNNGLLFSSTDVIDTFVFRSLTTSNEIGMSAAAGFYQSLLGFVTIMLANYAVRKYDKDRALF, encoded by the coding sequence ATGAAACTGAAACAACATGGATTCTGGGATGATGTCAAGAAGTATAGATCTTTGCTCCTGATGCTAACTCCTGCGGTATTGTTTTTCCTGTTGTTCGCTTACGTGCCCATGGCGGGCATTGTACTGGCGTTTAAGCAATTCAATTACAGCGGGGGGATATTCGGCAGTCCATGGAATGGACTGGACAACTTCAAGTTCTTCTTTGGTTCCGGTGACGCCTGGCGCGTAACACGAAATACGGCGCTGTATAATATTGCTTTTATCGTTGTGAACAACGTCCTTCAAATTTTTGCGGCAATTATGCTCTTCGAGGTTGCAGGTAAATGGTTCCGGAAGCTGACTCAAACCGTACTGTTCCTGCCCTACTTTATTTCCTGGGTTGTGGTTGGAGCCATTGCCTATAACCTGTTCAACTTCGACGTAGGTACCATTAACGTAATGCTGAAGGGGCTCGGCATGGAGCCGGTAGATATTTACAATACATCTGCTTACTGGCCGATCATCCTCGTGGTTGTATCCGCCTGGAAGACACTGGGCTACGGGTCGATCATGTATCTGGCTGCAATTACAAGTATTGATACCGAGATGTATGAGGCGGCCGAGATTGACGGGGCGAATATCTTCCAGCGTATTATGAAGATTACGATCCCAAACCTGATGCCTACAGTAATTATTCTGGTCCTGCTGGCCATCGGAAATATCTTCCGCGGAGATTTCGGAATGTTCTACAACATGGTCGGCAACAACGGCTTGCTGTTCTCGTCTACCGACGTTATTGACACATTCGTATTCCGTTCGTTGACCACTTCGAATGAAATTGGTATGTCTGCTGCGGCCGGCTTCTATCAATCTCTGCTAGGCTTTGTGACCATCATGCTCGCTAACTATGCGGTACGTAAATATGATAAAGATCGTGCTCTATTCTAG
- a CDS encoding response regulator: MSINVLLVDDEAVDLEWLRRRVLASGLDITVVGTVSSGFNALKVMEEERVDIILSDIRMPIMTGTEFARRAKVVNPKTKIVFISGHEDFSYAKEAIEINASGYLLKPVEDKDLYEMLGSLCAKMEQEREQDRSYIEALSLVNKELLLRWFEEGRTDPAEPHLRSHLTSLLQKGSAAAIVEIDDLEWKMRDLPEEEVRNRTRQITDMIKAFVEEAKLGTLIAVQHTRFVILAALSQENFLHQLEELVGKVAEKSPYTVTVGVGRYAQEETGLHESYQQAQAALSAKWLLGKNRLIRDTTESLPRGTPGAFLEQTVDRLLEAIIQYDLVAIDDHLLELFTKDLPAAGKKDVYGLIIRITSKLHADLQQQNENLYELLQWESHQPDILFQFETVHDILSWLRRRFFELSEQLYVKRQRQKRKLIDEIMRYVEENLEKKITLKEVAVHFDFTPNYLGYLFKEEYGLPFSEYVNERKTNRVTELLSDPTLKIYEIADRMGYKNIIYFNRQFKQITGMTPGEYRKKNKI, translated from the coding sequence ATGAGCATCAATGTATTGCTGGTGGATGATGAAGCGGTCGATCTGGAGTGGCTGCGGCGCAGAGTACTGGCTAGCGGATTGGATATAACAGTAGTAGGAACTGTGAGCAGCGGCTTCAATGCGCTTAAGGTCATGGAAGAAGAACGGGTGGATATTATTTTATCCGACATAAGGATGCCGATCATGACCGGAACCGAATTTGCGCGCAGGGCTAAGGTTGTGAATCCCAAGACCAAGATTGTGTTCATCAGCGGTCATGAGGATTTCAGTTACGCCAAAGAGGCTATTGAGATCAACGCTTCGGGGTATTTGCTGAAGCCCGTTGAGGATAAGGATTTGTATGAGATGCTGGGTTCACTATGTGCCAAAATGGAACAGGAGAGAGAGCAGGATCGTTCCTACATCGAAGCGCTATCTCTTGTGAACAAGGAGCTTCTGCTGCGCTGGTTCGAGGAAGGAAGGACTGATCCCGCAGAGCCGCATCTGCGAAGCCATCTGACTTCGCTGTTACAGAAGGGCTCTGCGGCTGCGATTGTGGAAATCGATGACCTGGAATGGAAAATGCGCGATTTGCCTGAAGAGGAAGTGCGCAATCGGACACGGCAAATTACTGATATGATTAAAGCCTTTGTGGAAGAGGCCAAGCTGGGCACGCTCATTGCTGTTCAACATACCCGTTTTGTCATTCTGGCTGCTCTCTCGCAGGAGAATTTCCTGCATCAATTGGAGGAGCTTGTCGGGAAAGTAGCAGAGAAGTCACCATATACAGTGACTGTAGGTGTCGGCCGTTACGCACAGGAGGAGACTGGTCTGCATGAATCCTACCAGCAGGCGCAGGCTGCGCTCAGTGCCAAGTGGCTGCTGGGCAAGAACCGCCTGATCCGTGATACAACGGAATCGTTGCCACGAGGAACACCGGGGGCGTTCCTTGAACAAACCGTTGACCGGCTGCTGGAGGCTATTATCCAGTATGATCTGGTGGCGATTGACGATCATCTGCTGGAGCTGTTCACGAAGGATCTGCCGGCTGCCGGCAAAAAGGACGTCTACGGGCTGATTATCCGTATCACCTCCAAGCTCCATGCGGATCTACAGCAGCAGAACGAGAATCTGTATGAGCTCTTGCAGTGGGAATCGCATCAGCCGGATATCCTATTCCAGTTCGAGACCGTTCACGACATCTTGTCATGGTTGAGAAGGCGATTCTTTGAGTTGTCGGAGCAGCTATACGTGAAGAGACAGCGCCAGAAGCGAAAACTGATTGATGAGATCATGCGTTATGTGGAAGAGAATCTGGAGAAGAAAATTACCTTGAAAGAGGTTGCCGTACATTTCGACTTTACACCTAATTACCTGGGCTATCTGTTCAAGGAAGAATACGGGCTGCCATTTAGCGAATATGTTAATGAGCGCAAGACGAACCGTGTGACCGAGCTGTTGAGCGATCCGACCCTTAAGATCTATGAAATCGCCGATCGCATGGGCTACAAGAACATCATATATTTCAACCGTCAATTTAAGCAGATAACAGGCATGACGCCCGGAGAGTACCGCAAAAAGAATAAAATATAG
- a CDS encoding sensor histidine kinase produces the protein MMPKLKKYMPFTYKMMIPYLLLVLLTDVFIGYISYSMLTDSRTEMAESNIRTGMEQARNNIRYQMDEIQRMSDNLFGSQPFQHALELKGTPFEIYLVMLDEIVPQITAPLQLFGNKIRFMLYTPNSDLNIISGDNLDEPIIDSDYYILPFTDIEGSEWYKSLKDSKRDNLWLQIDTDQKLGNISHVRRLVNFSDYKTVIGYVRITVSLEDLFGGFDTFPIEEGIAVRLVEENTGNILFRRGMANYEDGGKNFLSLHVKIPNSNYVIESLVPDTYLTKDAGRLRRVIFAACALSFLVMTTIGYLVARLSGRKMSRIVGLVRSFQEGNFQKRIRFSGNDEFVQIADSFNVMATNIQELINSVYVQGIQKKQAELEALQAQINPHFLYNTLSTISSLANLGEISKVTEMVQGLSRFYRLTLNQGNVYIELQKELEQVATYLDIQRVKYADSFKVYVDVEPEIMQMQVIKLVLQPFVENVFKHAWFGETIIIRLTGRRVGNNIELKVIDNGIGMRPETIRNMMKGPSQAGGYGVKNVNERIKLRYGDAYGVTIASIFGGGTTVQLLLPAGLQAGEEGEEGPAPM, from the coding sequence ATGATGCCTAAACTGAAGAAATACATGCCCTTTACCTACAAAATGATGATTCCCTACCTGCTGCTGGTGCTGCTGACCGATGTATTCATCGGCTACATCTCCTATTCCATGCTGACCGATTCCCGGACAGAAATGGCCGAGTCGAATATCCGAACGGGAATGGAGCAGGCAAGGAACAATATTCGCTACCAGATGGATGAGATTCAGCGTATGTCGGACAACCTGTTCGGGAGCCAGCCTTTTCAGCACGCGCTTGAACTGAAGGGGACGCCGTTTGAAATTTATCTGGTTATGCTCGATGAGATTGTTCCCCAGATTACCGCGCCGCTGCAGTTGTTCGGAAACAAAATACGCTTCATGCTCTATACCCCGAATAGTGACCTCAATATTATTTCCGGGGATAATCTGGATGAGCCGATTATTGACAGCGATTATTACATTTTGCCTTTTACGGACATCGAAGGCAGCGAGTGGTACAAGTCCCTCAAGGATTCGAAACGGGACAATCTCTGGCTGCAGATTGATACGGACCAGAAGCTGGGCAATATTTCTCATGTCCGCAGATTGGTTAATTTCAGTGATTACAAAACGGTGATCGGCTATGTGCGCATCACTGTGTCCTTGGAGGATTTGTTCGGCGGTTTTGACACTTTTCCCATAGAGGAGGGGATTGCAGTCAGGCTAGTGGAAGAGAACACTGGGAACATCTTATTCCGGCGGGGCATGGCGAATTATGAGGATGGGGGCAAGAATTTTCTCAGTCTGCATGTAAAAATCCCTAACAGTAATTACGTGATTGAATCCCTGGTACCCGATACGTATTTGACGAAGGATGCCGGCAGGCTGCGCCGCGTGATCTTTGCAGCATGTGCGCTCAGCTTCCTGGTAATGACCACGATCGGATATCTGGTTGCAAGGCTTTCGGGGCGGAAAATGAGCCGTATCGTAGGACTTGTCCGTTCTTTTCAGGAGGGGAACTTCCAGAAACGGATACGCTTCTCCGGCAATGATGAATTTGTGCAGATTGCGGATTCGTTTAATGTAATGGCCACTAACATCCAGGAGCTCATTAACAGCGTCTATGTGCAGGGGATTCAGAAGAAACAAGCCGAGCTGGAAGCGCTGCAGGCGCAGATTAATCCGCATTTTTTGTATAATACGCTCTCAACGATAAGCAGTCTGGCAAATCTAGGAGAAATCAGCAAGGTCACAGAGATGGTGCAGGGACTCTCGCGATTTTACCGGCTGACCCTAAACCAGGGCAATGTATATATCGAACTGCAGAAGGAACTGGAGCAGGTCGCTACCTATCTTGATATCCAGCGGGTCAAATATGCGGATTCGTTCAAGGTCTATGTCGATGTGGAACCGGAGATTATGCAGATGCAGGTGATCAAGCTGGTTCTGCAACCTTTTGTGGAGAATGTCTTCAAGCACGCTTGGTTCGGCGAGACCATCATTATCCGCTTGACGGGCCGACGGGTGGGCAACAATATTGAGCTAAAAGTCATCGATAATGGGATTGGCATGCGTCCCGAAACCATCCGAAATATGATGAAAGGGCCGAGTCAGGCCGGTGGCTATGGCGTTAAGAACGTGAATGAGCGAATCAAGCTCAGATATGGAGACGCCTACGGGGTCACTATCGCCAGCATTTTTGGTGGGGGCACAACCGTTCAGCTTCTGCTTCCTGCCGGGCTTCAAGCCGGTGAAGAGGGGGAAGAAGGACCTGCTCCAATGTAA